The DNA sequence CCCAGGTACGGATCGCGCGCCCCGTCGGTGGGGAAGAAGACCTGCACCACGCCTTCCTCGGCCAGCTGGGTCAGGCCCTTCATGAACGCCTTGCGCTTGCCCACGTCCTTGAGGGCCAGGGTGGCAAACGTTTCCGGAGTAAAACGCGGGAAGCCCGGCAGCGCCACCTTGGCGTCCAGGCTGATCACGTCGCCGATCTGGAACACGCCGGGGTTCACCAGCCCCACGATGTCGCCGGGGTAGGCTTCCTCCACCTTCTCGCGGTCCTGGGCGAACAGGGTGTGCGCCTGACTGAGCCGCAGCTTGCGCCCGGTGCGGGTGTGCGTCACGTCCATGCCGCGCGTGAAATGGCCGCTCATCACGCGCATAAACGCCGTCCGGTCGCGGTGGTGCTTGCTCATGTTGGCCTGGAGCTTGAAGATGAAGCCGGCAAAGGGCGCGTCCGGCTCGCGCTCGCCCAGCGTCGTCTCGGTGGGGCCGGGCGGGGGAGCCAGTTCCACAAAGTTGCTCAGGAAATGCTCGACGCCGAAGTTGTTCATGGCACTGCCAAAAAACACCGGGGTCAGCTCGCCTGACAGGAAGCCCGCCGCGTCGAATTCGGGCATGGCCGCCTCGATCAGCTCCACGTCCTCCTTGAGCTTGGCGGCCAGGTCGGCGCCCACCAGCCCGATCAGGCGCGGATCGTCCAGGCCCGCCGTCTGCATCGGGGCGCGGTGCTTGCCGCCGGAGGTGCGCTCGAAGGCCAGCACCTGCCCGGTTTGCAGGTCGTACACGCCCTTGAAATCCGGACCGTCGCCGATGGGCCACGTCAGCGGCACCGCCGTGATCTGCAACACGTTTTCCAGCTGCTGAAGCAGGTCAAAGGGATCGAGGGCCGGGCGATCCATCTTGTTGATAAAGGTCAGGATCGGGGTCTGCCGGTTGCGGCACACCGCGAACAGCTTCTCGGTCTGGGTCTGCACGCCCCTGGCGGCGTCCAGCACCATCAGCGCGCTGTCGGCGGCGGTCAGGGTGCGGTAGGTGTCCTCACTGAAGTCCTGGTGACCGGGGGTGTCCAGCAGGTTGATGTGCCGCCCGCCATATTCGAAGGTCAGCGCCGAGCTGGAAATGGAAATCCCGCGCTGCTGCTCGATGCTCATCCAGTCGGATTTGGTGTGGGCGCGGCCTTCCTTGGCGGTCACGGACCCGGCTTCCAGAATGGCGCCGCCGTAAAGGAGCAGCTTTTCGGTAATCGTGGTTTTCCCGGCGTCCGGGTGGGAGATGATGGCAAAGGTGCGGCGGCGGGCGATCTCGGTGTCCAGCGCGGCGGCGTGGCCTGCGGCCGGGGACGCGGCCGTGTGGGTCTGGGACGGGGTGGGTTCGGTGGTCATGGGTGGCTCCTGCGGCGGCTGGTGGCACAGCGCCGCTCGTCTGAGAGTGGGGAGGTGGGAATGGGCGTCCTCGACTCTCGCTAGGTGGGCGCAAGGAGAACGGTCATCTCTGTATTCTAGCGCGTCTTCAATCACCCGTCTGGAGGCTGGTGCCGGATCCGTCTCGTCGCGCGGCGGGTTCCAGCGCTGCCTGTATCGCTCCTGTCCACCGCTGCTGTAGTCTTGGACCACGTTTCCGGGGTTCCTCATTTCCCCCAGACGGTTCAAGACCCCGGCCACTCGCGCCTCACGCGCCAGGAGAGTGCCCGCCCCATGTGTCCCCCAGAATCCGCTTCACCGCAGTCCACGTCCATGACCCGCAGCACCGCACGCGGCGAGGTGGAACGCGCCCGATTGATGAGCGACGTGCGCGATCTGCTGGCGATCCTGCGCGGTCAGCCCAACGAACTGCTGCCCTTCGAGTGGGTCCGGCATCTGGGGCCGCTGGGCGAACACAGCCTGGGGGTGCAGGCCATTCCGGTGGCCCACATCATCGGTTCAGTGGACCGCTACCGCGAATTTGACCGTCATTACCTGCCCAAGGAAAAACACTTGGACGAGCGCTGGATCGGCGTCCGCAGCGCGCAGCTGCAGGGCAAGGAGTTGCCGCCCATCCAGGTGTACAAGGTGGGCGAGCTGTACTTCGTCAAGGACGGCAATCACCGCGTCTCGGTGGCCCGCCGCCAGGGGCAGATGTACATCGACGCCCACGTCATCGAGCTGAACGTGACCGTGCCGCCGGAGGAAAGCGACACCCTGACGGACCTGATCATCAAGGGCGAGTACGCGCAGTTTCTGCGGGCCACGGGGCTGGACCTGCTGGTGCCGGGCCACCGCGAAATTCTGTTCACCACGCCGGGGCGCTACGACAAGCTGCTGGAGCACATCCGCACCCGGCAGTATTTTCTGGACCGCAAGCCGGGACGAGCGGGCCTGCCGCCCGTGACCTGGGAGGAGGCGGTGGTGAGCTGGTACACCCGCCTGTACCTGCGGATCGTGGAGAATCTGGAGTTGCACCACGTCATGTTCCGCTTTCCGGGCCGCACCGAGGCGGACCTGTACCTGTGGATCATGGACCACCGCTACTTTCTGACCCAGAAGGGCGGCCATGACGTGGGCAGCGAGGCCGCCACCCGCGACTTCCGCCAGCACTACGCCCCGCCCGCCTACAAGCGCCTGGGCCAGCGCATGAAGTTGCTGCTGCGGGGCAAGCTGGACCCGGCGACGTAACGCAGCCTCGCGCCTACGGTTGCTCCCCGACGCTGCTCCACGCGGCCCACAACGTTTTGAGCTGCGCCACCCGCAGGCCCTGCCGTTCCAGATTGCGCTGGCTGGCCGAGGCGAAGGCGGTGGTCACCGTGACCAGCTCGCAGGTCCGGGCCGCGTCGTTCAGGCGACGGTGAATCAGCGCCGCCTGCGCGCCCCGCTGCCGGAACTCGGGCCGTGTGGCCGCCCCGGCGAGAAATGCCACGCCGTCATGCGCGCTCAGGGTGGCGGCTGCGGCGGGCTGCCCGTCCACACGGGCCAGGTAGCGGCGCACGCCCGGCCCCTCATGCTCAAGAACCGCCAGCGCCCGTTGGGCCGGATTCGTAAACCCGTAGCCCTCCAGCAGAACAGCCCTGAAAGTCGCCCTGTCCTCGCCCGCGTCCAGTTCACGCACATCCACCCCCGCAAACGTGCCGGGCGTGGGAGCCGCCGCCGCGTAGAGCGTTGCGCCCACCCCAACCGGCGTGAAGCCCCGGTCATACAGCGCCGCGCCCAGCGTCGGGGTCAGATGCGTGGCCCAGACGCCCAGGCGAGGAGCAATCCCCTCCATCTGGTACATGGACAGCGCCCCGTCCAGCTCGGTCAGCGTGTCCTGGGTCAGGCCAGACACCGTGTTAAACCAGGGCAGTTTCGGCAGGGCACGCACCAACGAGGCCCGCAACCCTTCCTTCTCGTACAGGGTGACGCCGTAAGGATTGCCCTCCAATTCGCAGGCCCGGCGTAGGGCGTCCCAGCTCTTGAGGCGAATCGCCGCTTCCAACCGCTCGATCAGGTCCGGCGTGATGGGCGGCGCAGCCGTTTTACGCCTCGCCCGCCAGCACGTATTCCACCAGTGTCCCCACGCCCCAGCCCGTCGCCACGTCCTCTTTCGCCGCGTTGCCGGCGATGTCCAGGTGTGCCCACGGACGGGTCACGAACTGCTGGAGGAACAGGGCCGCCTTGATGCTGCCCCCGGCCGGCACCATGTCGCTGTTCTTCAGGTCCGCGATGGTGTTCTTGCGGTAGGACTTCAGGTACGCCCCGTGCAGCGGCAGTTCCCACACCAGTTCCCCGGCGGCCTCCGCGCCCGCCTTGAGCTGCGCGGCCAGGGTGGCGTCGGAGCAGAACAGGGCGGCGATGTCGTTGCCCAGCGCCGCCACCTTCACGCCGGTCAGCGTCGCCAGATCGACCAGTTCGGTGGCGCCCTCGTCGCAGGCCACGGCCAGGGCGTCGGCCAGCACCAGCCGGCCCTCGGCGTCGGTGTTGGTGACCTCCACGGTCTTGCCGTTGGCGGCGCGGTACACGTCGCCAGGGCGCATGGCGTGCGGCCCCACCATGTTCTCGGCGGCGGCCACGTAGGCGCGAACCTCGGTGCCTTTGGGAATGCGGCCGCGCAGTTCGGCCAGGGCGCGCATGGCCCCCAGCACCGCGCCCGCGCCGCCCATGTCGTTCTTCATGCCGTACATGCCCGCCCCGGTCTTGAGGCTGTAGCCCCCGGTGTCGAAGGTGATGCCCTTGCCCACCAGCGCGATGATTCGCGTGGCCGCGCCCTGTGCGGGCAGCGTCAGGCGAATCAGGCGTGGTCCCGCCGCGCTGCCCGCCGCCACCGCCGCCAGCAGGCCCATGCCGCGCGCCTCGATGGTGGGGCCGTCCCAGACCTCGACCTCCACGCCGTGAGAGGACAGCGTCTGCGCCTCGCGCGCCATCGTGGCCGGGTTGAGGTGATTGGCTGGGGCGCTGACCAGTTCACGGGCAAACGTCACGCCCGCCGCCACGCCCCGCAGGTGTGCGGCGGCGGCGGCGTCCAGCCCGTCCACCTGAAGCTGCAGTGCCGCTGGCTGTTCGCCTCCACCCTTGTAGCGGCGGTCCTGCCAGCCGGCGGCCAATGCGGCGGAGGCCAGCGCGGCGGCGTGGTTCGTGGCGGCCACCTTCACGGTCTCGGCCTTCAATTCACGCGCCAGCTTTGCCAGGGCTGCGCCCAGTTCGCGGGCGTCCTGCGCGGTGTCGGGCGTCAGCGCCAGCGCCGTGTCACCGTCCTCACCGCGCGAGATCAGCCGCACCTCGCCCGCTTCCAGACCACGGGTGAGCCGTTCGGGATGGCCCGCGCTCGTCCCGGCAAAGGTCAGCGAGAGGTCGGCGCGCTCCAGCGAATCCACAAGTTGCATCCTGGGAGTAAAGCACGGGTCAGGGGGGGATGGCCTGGACTGGGATGCGTGGTCTGAAGTTTTCCCGAGTTGCGCCCCCAGGGTCCGTCTGACCGTTGCCGACGTCCTGGCCGTGCCGTAATGCCTCCGTAACGGACCTCTTGCACCCTCTTCGGCATGGAGGAATATTATGCTGGTCCATGAGTTGATGAGTGCCCCAGCCGTCGTCGCGCCGCCCTCATTGTCGCTGCCCGACGCGGCCCACCTGATGAAATCGCGCGGCATTCGCCGCCTGCCGGTGGTGGACGGGTCCCGGCTGGTGGGCATCGTCACCGACCGCGACATCCGTGAGGCGCTGCCCAGCAAGGTCAGCAGCCTCTCGCCGTGGGAGGCCACCACCCGGCTGGCCGCCGTGAGCGTGCAGGACGTGATGCGCCGCAGCGTGCTGACCACCACCGCCGACGCCGACGCGCGTGACGCGGCCCACACCCTGCTGCACCACCGCGTGGGCGCCCTGCCGGTGATCGACGACGCCGGCACCGTGATCGGCCTGCTGACGGTCAGCGATGTGCTGCGCGACTACGCCCGCCCGGCGGCGGCGCCGGGTGCCCCCGAGGCCCGGCCATGACCCGCCCCCCGCCTGAGGTCGTGAAAGTCCAGGTCCGTGAAGAGGCCCTGCCCCCCGAGCCGACAGTGCGCGGCCCAGCCCCCATCGGCACGCTGGTCGTGGTGGGGATCGTGGTGCTGTCGATCATCTGGCTGTGGATGCTGGTGCTGGGCATTCAGCAGGGGAGAGGCTAAGTGGCGGCGCCACGCTCCGCAGGCCAGCGCCTGGACCATCACACGCTTGAAAAGTACGAGAACATCTGGTTCGGCATCGCCACCGTGATGATTCTGCTGCTGTTCGTGACCGTGCTGGCCAGCTTTTTCAGCGGCACCTATCCCTCGCTCAACGGGGAAGGGGGCCACCACATTACCGGCGTGAAAAACGGGCGGCTCAATCCCAAGAACTTCGCGGCCACGCCGTTTGCCACCCCCGGCCTGCGGCAGAACGCCGACGGCAGCTACGAGGCCTTCGTGATCGCCAGGGCCTTCCAGTTTGAACCCGCCGTGCTGAAGGTGCCGGTGGGCCAGCCGGTGACGATTCATGTGACCTCGGCAGACGTGCTGCACGGCTATTTCATTGAGGGCACCAACATCAACGCCACGGCCATTCCGGGACAGGTGTCGAGCTTTACCACCACCTTTCGCCGCCCCGGCACCCTCAACCTGATCTGCAACGAGTACTGCGGCACCGGGCACCACAACATGATCAACAGCGTGAAGGTGGAAGTTCAGGAGCCGTAGGGGACCTCAACGCTGCGCGTCCGCCCGCCTTCTCGTCTCTTCCTCCAAAGGAGTCTCAACTTGTGACCACCTCACCCGTCTTCTCTCCCAACGCCGCGCGCGAGACGCCCGTCATCTCGGACGCGGCGTACCTGGGGAGCCTCAAGAAAGTCACCCAGTACTACATCGTCACGGCGCTGCTGGCGCTGCTGGTCGGCACCCTGATGGGGCCGCTGCAGGCGCTGAATTACGGCGGCATCAACGTGTA is a window from the Deinococcus radiopugnans ATCC 19172 genome containing:
- a CDS encoding peptide chain release factor 3, coding for MTTEPTPSQTHTAASPAAGHAAALDTEIARRRTFAIISHPDAGKTTITEKLLLYGGAILEAGSVTAKEGRAHTKSDWMSIEQQRGISISSSALTFEYGGRHINLLDTPGHQDFSEDTYRTLTAADSALMVLDAARGVQTQTEKLFAVCRNRQTPILTFINKMDRPALDPFDLLQQLENVLQITAVPLTWPIGDGPDFKGVYDLQTGQVLAFERTSGGKHRAPMQTAGLDDPRLIGLVGADLAAKLKEDVELIEAAMPEFDAAGFLSGELTPVFFGSAMNNFGVEHFLSNFVELAPPPGPTETTLGEREPDAPFAGFIFKLQANMSKHHRDRTAFMRVMSGHFTRGMDVTHTRTGRKLRLSQAHTLFAQDREKVEEAYPGDIVGLVNPGVFQIGDVISLDAKVALPGFPRFTPETFATLALKDVGKRKAFMKGLTQLAEEGVVQVFFPTDGARDPYLGAVGPLQFEVFQARLQEEYGVDVELNITGYQLVRWLAGDAGSVARFARHVEDDQGRPVMLFRSKYDLEYTAEQHPEIEFLPLPKDLTRV
- a CDS encoding DUF4032 domain-containing protein — translated: MTRSTARGEVERARLMSDVRDLLAILRGQPNELLPFEWVRHLGPLGEHSLGVQAIPVAHIIGSVDRYREFDRHYLPKEKHLDERWIGVRSAQLQGKELPPIQVYKVGELYFVKDGNHRVSVARRQGQMYIDAHVIELNVTVPPEESDTLTDLIIKGEYAQFLRATGLDLLVPGHREILFTTPGRYDKLLEHIRTRQYFLDRKPGRAGLPPVTWEEAVVSWYTRLYLRIVENLELHHVMFRFPGRTEADLYLWIMDHRYFLTQKGGHDVGSEAATRDFRQHYAPPAYKRLGQRMKLLLRGKLDPAT
- a CDS encoding GNAT family N-acetyltransferase, yielding MEAAIRLKSWDALRRACELEGNPYGVTLYEKEGLRASLVRALPKLPWFNTVSGLTQDTLTELDGALSMYQMEGIAPRLGVWATHLTPTLGAALYDRGFTPVGVGATLYAAAAPTPGTFAGVDVRELDAGEDRATFRAVLLEGYGFTNPAQRALAVLEHEGPGVRRYLARVDGQPAAAATLSAHDGVAFLAGAATRPEFRQRGAQAALIHRRLNDAARTCELVTVTTAFASASQRNLERQGLRVAQLKTLWAAWSSVGEQP
- a CDS encoding M17 family metallopeptidase yields the protein MQLVDSLERADLSLTFAGTSAGHPERLTRGLEAGEVRLISRGEDGDTALALTPDTAQDARELGAALAKLARELKAETVKVAATNHAAALASAALAAGWQDRRYKGGGEQPAALQLQVDGLDAAAAAHLRGVAAGVTFARELVSAPANHLNPATMAREAQTLSSHGVEVEVWDGPTIEARGMGLLAAVAAGSAAGPRLIRLTLPAQGAATRIIALVGKGITFDTGGYSLKTGAGMYGMKNDMGGAGAVLGAMRALAELRGRIPKGTEVRAYVAAAENMVGPHAMRPGDVYRAANGKTVEVTNTDAEGRLVLADALAVACDEGATELVDLATLTGVKVAALGNDIAALFCSDATLAAQLKAGAEAAGELVWELPLHGAYLKSYRKNTIADLKNSDMVPAGGSIKAALFLQQFVTRPWAHLDIAGNAAKEDVATGWGVGTLVEYVLAGEA
- a CDS encoding CBS domain-containing protein translates to MLVHELMSAPAVVAPPSLSLPDAAHLMKSRGIRRLPVVDGSRLVGIVTDRDIREALPSKVSSLSPWEATTRLAAVSVQDVMRRSVLTTTADADARDAAHTLLHHRVGALPVIDDAGTVIGLLTVSDVLRDYARPAAAPGAPEARP
- a CDS encoding cytochrome c oxidase subunit II is translated as MAAPRSAGQRLDHHTLEKYENIWFGIATVMILLLFVTVLASFFSGTYPSLNGEGGHHITGVKNGRLNPKNFAATPFATPGLRQNADGSYEAFVIARAFQFEPAVLKVPVGQPVTIHVTSADVLHGYFIEGTNINATAIPGQVSSFTTTFRRPGTLNLICNEYCGTGHHNMINSVKVEVQEP